The following coding sequences lie in one Phaenicophaeus curvirostris isolate KB17595 chromosome 5, BPBGC_Pcur_1.0, whole genome shotgun sequence genomic window:
- the VPS18 gene encoding vacuolar protein sorting-associated protein 18 homolog, which yields MASILDEYEDSLYRSASVQQSRASVGIPHSGYVNARLEKETPIFNKQRIDFAPPEKINSLVVSSNQLCMSLGKDTLLRIDLGKPDEPNQVELGRKDEAKVYKMFLDHTGSHLLIAMNTSECLYLNRSVQKVRALSRWKGHLIESVGWNKFLGSETNTGPILVGTAQGQIYEAEISVSEGGLFSTNPDQYFRQVYTLEEESGPAPVCCLEIERGMEGKFFIIATTRKRLFQFVGKVPEGTEQQGFSSIFAMHADHLPSFREFPASFGFSEIAFYTPKLRSNPRSFAWMMGNGVLYGTLDYSRPDSILSDERVWVYPSDIDITVNKPISIVLTQFHFLLLLPDRVKAICTLNGQVVFQDLFLEKFGLLTRMIKDPTVQQIWIHTEKVVFRYHVQRESRDVWKMYMNMNKFDLAKEYCKDRPECLDIVLAKEAEHCFQNKRYLDSAKCYALTQNYFEEIALKFIEAKQEEALMEFLIKKLSNLKPSEKTQTTLLTTWLTELYLNWLGILEGDPSQRNLYLDTREKFRTFLSSPKNKDCLFNNRASIYELLASHGDTEHMVYFAVIMQDYERVVAHHCQHDEYDEALNVLSRHRDEKLFYKFSPVLIQHIPKKVVDAWISMGSRLDARNLIPALVNYSQSASTQQINEAIRYMEFCVYQLEETQQAIHNYLLSLYALCRPDSLLSYLEQAGTNPNRIHYDLKYALRLCAEHGHHRACVHIYKVMELYEEAVDLALQVDVDLAKSCADLPEDDEELRKKLWLKIACHVVQEEKDVKKAMACLSSCALLKIEDVLPFFPDFVTIDHFKEAICNSLEDYNKHIEELKREMEEATQSAKRIREDIQEMRNKYGSVEPQEKCAACDFPLLNRPFYLFLCGHMFHYDCLLQAVFPNLPAYKQAKLEDLQKKLAATSQPSKSHHRPKDTDTISLGKGQQSREQIKADIDDIVAAECVYCGELMIRSIDKPFIDPQKYEEEMQSWL from the exons ATGGCCTCCATCCTGGACGAGTACGAGGATTCCCTGTACCGCTCCGCCTCCGTGCAGCAGAGCCGCGCCAGCGTGGGCATTCCGCACTCCG GATATGTGAATGCACGACTGGAGAAGGAAACACCTATATTTAACAAGCAAAGGATTGATTTTGCACCTCCAGAGAAAATTAACAGCTTAGTGGTCTCCTCTAACCAGCTCTGTATGAGCCTTGGCAAAGACACCCTTCTCAG GATTGATCTTGGGAAGCCAGATGAACCTAATCAGGTAGAGCTGGGTCGCAAAGATGAAGCCAAAGTCTACAAGATGTTTTTGGACCACACAG GCTCTCATCTCCTGATTGCTATGAACACCAGTGAATGCCTTTACCTGAACAGAAGTGTTCAGAAGGTGCGAGCACTCTCCAGATGGAAAGGCCATTTGATTGAAAGTGTGGGCTGGAACAAATTTCTCGGTTCAGAGACCAACACAGGGCCTATCCTGGTGGGGACAGCCCAGGGGCAGATCTATGAGGCTGAAATCTCTGTCAGCGAGGGAGGCCTCTTCAGCACTAATCCCGACCAGTACTTCCGACAGGTCTACACCCTGGAGGAGGAATCAGGACCTGCCCCAGTCTGCTGCTTGGAGATTGAACGAGGGATGGAAGGGAAATTTTTTATTATAGCCACCACTCGAAAGAGACTCTTCCAGTTTGTTGGCAAAGTGCCAGAAGGGACAGAGCAGCAAGGCTTCAGCTCCATATTTGCTATGCATGCTGACCATTTGCCCAGCTTCCGTGAGTTTCCAGCCAGCTTTGGTTTCAGTGAGATAGCATTTTACACCCCAAAACTGCGCTCCAACCCACGCTCCTTTGCTTGGATGATGGGAAATGGTGTTTTATATGGTACACTGGACTATAGCCGTCCTGATTCAATTTTGAGTGATGAACGGGTCTGGGTTTATCCTTCTGATATTGACATAACTGTGAATAAGCCCATATCCATTGTACTTACCCAGTTTCACTTCCTGTTGCTGCTGCCTGATCGAGTGAAGGCTATATGCACTCTGAATGGGCAGGTTGTTTTTCAAGATCTGTTCCTGGAAAAGTTTGGTTTACTGACACGCATGATCAAAGATCCCACAGTACAGCAGATATGGATCCACACTGAAAAAGTAGTGTTCCGCTACCACGTCCAGCGGGAATCTAGGGATGTGTGGAAGATGTATATGAATATGAATAAATTTGATTTAGCCAAAGAGTATTGTAAAGACCGTCCAGAGTGCCTAGATATTGTGCTGgcaaaagaagcagagcactgCTTCCAAAACAAGAGGTATCTAGACAGTGCAAAATGTTATGCACTGACCCAGAACTACTTTGAAGAGATTGCACTGAAGTTCATTGAAGCCAAGCAAGAAGAGGCCCTGATGGAGTTTCTGATTAAGAAGCTAAGTAACTTAAAGCCTTctgagaagacacagacaactctGCTGACCACGTGGTTAACAGAGCTATACCTAAACTGGCTAGGTATATTGGAAGGAGATCCGTCACAGCGAAATCTCTATTTGGATACACGGGAGAAGTTTCGCACTTTCCTAAGCAGTCCTAAAAATAAAGACTGTCTGTTTAATAACCGGGCATCTATTTATGAGCTGTTGGCAAGCCACGGGGACACGGAGCACATGGTCTACTTTGCAGTGATCATGCAAGACTACGAGCGTGTAGTGGCTCACCACTGCCAGCATGATGAGTACGATGAAGCTCTAAATGTGCTgtccaggcacagagatgagaagCTGTTCTATAAATTCTCTCCAGTCCTCATCCAGCATATTCCCAAGAAAGTAGTTGATGCTTGGATTTCTATGGGCTCTAGATTGGATGCCAGGAACCTCATTCCAGCCCTTGTTAACTATAGCCAGAGTGCCAGCACCCAGCAGATCAATGAAGCCATTAGATATATGGAATTCTGTGTCTATCAATTGGAGGAAACCCAGCAAGCCATTCACAACTACCTGTTATCTCTTTACGCTTTGTGTCGGCCGGATTCACTGCTGTCATACCTGGAGCAAGCAGGAACCAACCCAAACAGGATCCACTACGACCTGAAGTACGCATTGCGCCTGTGTGCAGAGCATGGGCACCACCGTGCATGTGTCCATATTTACAAAGTGATGGAATTATATGAGGAGGCTGTGGATCTTGCCTTACAg GTGGATGTTGATCTTGCCAAGTCCTGTGCAGATCTCCCTGAAGATGATGAGGAACTCCGCAAGAAGCTCTGGTTAAAGATTGCTTGCCATGTTGTTCAGGAGGAGAAAGATGTCAAGAAGGCGATGGCCTGCCTCTCTAGCTGTGCCCTGCTGAAGATTGAAGATGTCCTGCCATTCTTTCCAGACTTTGTCACTATTGACCATTTCAAGGAAGCGATCTGTAACTCCCTGGAGGACTACAACAAGCACATTGAGGAGCTGAAAAGGGAGATGGAAGAAGCCACGCAGAGTGCCAAGAGAATCAGAGAGGACATCCAGGAAATGAGAAATAAGTATGGCTCTGTGGAGCCTCAGGAAAAATGTGCTGCTTGTGACTTTCCACTTCTAAACCGCCCATTTTACCTTTTCCTGTGTGGTCACATGTTCCATTATGACTGTCTCCTCCAAGCAGTTTTCCCAAACCTTCCTGCCTATAAGCAGGCAAAACTTGAAGATCTTCAGAAGAAGCTGGCAGCTACTAGTCAGCCTTCCAAGAGCCACCATCGTCCCAAGGACACAGATACCATTAGCCTGGGGAAAGGGCAGCAGAGCCGGGAACAGATCAAAGCTGACATTGATGACATTGTGGCAGCCGAATGTGTGTACTGTGGTGAGCTGATGATCCGGTCCATTGACAAGCCTTTTATTGATCCCCAGAAGTATGAAGAGGAGATGCAGAGCTGGCTGTAG